The nucleotide sequence ccttggggtttgccttctcggctacctttttcttcttagccttgttgatggttggggtaaccatcttccccttccctttgccttgatgggcgggtccttttctcttagccacctttggcttagaggtgttacctttggacccactttgatcgattgctaacacgggtaaagcccttttacccatgctagtttccgccgttctaagcataccgtgaagctcacctatgctcttatccatcccattcatattgtaattaattacaaattgatcaaacctttttgatagggagttaaggataagatagGTAGCTAACTCGttggaaatgtttaggttaagacggttagcacgatcgataaggcttttcatcttaagtacataagatgaaaccgattgggtatcgtccatacgacaagcatgtagcgcccgaaccgtttcgaagtgctcgacacgcgcttgttggaggaacatctccttcaattgcgttatcatgtcgtatgcactatggtgctcgaaatccttttggagttcgggtatcatagtcccaagcattaagcatgagacttgaagggagtcgtggcaatacttatcgtaagaggccattgcctccacatcattctcatccggttgatcgggaatggggtcctcaagcacatacattttatcctcttgtttgagaacaatccgaagattgcggaaccaatccataaagtttgtatggttgagtttgtctttctctaagagagaccttaatgataggtggttcaggttaagtggtgcgtttggaatgttgttgttgttattggcggccatctacaaaattaacaaagttcgtttaagtatcgattttaattttaacattcaataccctttaaatcaaattgaattattaaattctagaatccaacggtaaaccaaatttcggttaggtgacctttatcccgcaatttgatttagctaggtagtcaataaatgacaattgcaatccatttgcaacttctagagtatg is from Rutidosis leptorrhynchoides isolate AG116_Rl617_1_P2 chromosome 10, CSIRO_AGI_Rlap_v1, whole genome shotgun sequence and encodes:
- the LOC139871942 gene encoding uncharacterized protein → MNGMDKSIGELHGMLRTAETSMGKRALPVLAIDQSGSKGNTSKPKVAKRKGPAHQGKGKGKMVTPTINKAKKKKVAEKANPKEDPCFGCGEMGHWKRNCPVYLKELKDKRDAGQTSGVQKK